From the Silurus meridionalis isolate SWU-2019-XX chromosome 5, ASM1480568v1, whole genome shotgun sequence genome, one window contains:
- the LOC124385648 gene encoding C-C motif chemokine 4-like has product MRNLTTLLFVLSLCSLHLVSSAPYAFDQNTPCCSTTTNIKIPIKRIVTCWRTSSSCPLKAIVFETVNGNQRCVDPAAEWVNGHMKALNCGGTTSTPKPESPQ; this is encoded by the exons ATGAGGAACCTGACGACTCTGCTGTTTGTGCTCTCGCTCTGTTCTCTTCATCTGGTGTCCAGTG CTCCTTATGCCTTTGACCAAAATACTCCCTGCTGTTCAACCACAACTAATATAAAGATCCCAATAAAACGCATTGTGACCTGCTGGAGGACCAGCAGCAGCTGCCCCTTGAAGGCCATTGT TTTTGAGACTGTAAATGGAAATCAACGCTGTGTGGATCCTGCAGCTGAATGGGTTAACGGTCACATGAAAGCGTTGAATTGTGGAGGCACCACTTCAACTCCTAAACCTGAATCTCCACAGTAG